In one Candidatus Leptovillus gracilis genomic region, the following are encoded:
- a CDS encoding FAD/NAD(P)-binding protein, giving the protein MNMLLDEVKQSDSIYMPIPARITAVTTLTAQEKLFTIELPHELCLNHEPGQFVQVSVFGVGEAPISITSSPSRSNGTFELCIRKVGDLTNVIHRMERGALLGIRGPFGRGFPIERFRGKDLLFVCGGLGMAPLRSLVNEVLDDRGNYGRVILLYGARQPADLLFQDELAQWQARDDVEVHLTVDCPDEGWNRCVGVITRLFPEVEVDARNTVAVVVGPPVMYRFVLKELKKLRIPKGNIWFSFERRMKCGVGKCGHCQLNHVYTCQSGPSFNFAELEFLEEAFS; this is encoded by the coding sequence ATGAACATGCTGCTGGATGAAGTCAAACAGTCCGATTCGATTTATATGCCGATCCCGGCGCGGATCACGGCCGTTACCACCCTCACCGCCCAAGAAAAATTGTTCACCATCGAACTGCCCCACGAACTGTGCCTCAACCACGAGCCGGGGCAATTTGTCCAGGTGTCTGTCTTTGGTGTGGGCGAAGCGCCCATTAGCATTACCTCGTCGCCCAGCCGCAGCAACGGCACATTTGAGCTGTGCATCCGCAAGGTGGGCGACTTGACCAACGTGATTCACCGCATGGAGCGTGGGGCGCTGTTGGGCATTCGCGGCCCGTTTGGGCGCGGTTTTCCCATTGAACGGTTTCGTGGTAAAGATTTGCTGTTTGTTTGCGGTGGCCTGGGCATGGCCCCGCTGCGTTCGCTGGTGAATGAAGTGCTGGACGACCGGGGCAATTACGGCCGTGTCATTCTCCTCTACGGCGCGCGCCAACCAGCCGACTTGCTCTTTCAGGATGAACTGGCCCAGTGGCAGGCGCGGGACGACGTGGAAGTTCACCTGACGGTAGACTGCCCGGACGAGGGTTGGAACCGCTGCGTTGGCGTCATCACCCGGCTGTTCCCCGAAGTGGAAGTGGATGCGCGCAACACAGTGGCAGTGGTTGTTGGCCCACCGGTGATGTACCGTTTTGTGCTAAAGGAATTAAAGAAACTGCGCATTCCCAAAGGCAACATCTGGTTTAGCTTCGAGCGGCGCATGAAGTGCGGCGTGGGCAAGTGCGGCCACTGCCAGCTTAACCACGTCTACACCTGCCAGTCGGGACCGTCGTTTAACTTCGCCGAGCTTGAATTTTTGGAGGAGGCTTTTTCATGA
- a CDS encoding 4Fe-4S dicluster domain-containing protein has product MNFKIMPKAAFPGWVNRLRDHHRVVGPKQKHGQYVFDVIDDVADLVLHYSNSVLPPKKYLVPQKEVLLNYRLDGSHLEIATEPEPTVILGVHTCDVHALKLFDRIFSQGFTDQHYQAHRESVTLVSLECLETCSANSFCRDMGTASATDGFDLHMIDLGAAYAFSVGTEKGADLFKGFHQVFDALDSDLAVINETLQEKWGRFPYRLDFDVQEMPELLKASFNSALWDELGQKCLACGSCTQVCPTCYCFDVTDEVDLLLEEGQRVRRWDSCQIHEFAMVAGGHNFRERLAARQRHRFMRKGKYQMDAYGMVGCVGCGRCARACLAHITPIDVMNELYVRSQAEEAPALAGLMEAPL; this is encoded by the coding sequence ATGAACTTTAAGATCATGCCGAAAGCAGCCTTCCCAGGATGGGTGAATCGTTTACGCGACCATCACCGGGTAGTGGGACCCAAACAAAAGCATGGGCAATACGTGTTTGACGTGATTGATGACGTGGCCGATCTGGTGCTGCATTATTCAAACAGCGTCTTACCGCCCAAAAAATACCTGGTTCCGCAAAAAGAAGTTTTGCTCAACTATCGCCTGGATGGCAGCCATTTAGAGATAGCCACAGAGCCGGAGCCGACTGTTATTTTGGGTGTGCATACCTGCGACGTCCACGCGCTAAAGTTGTTTGACCGCATTTTCAGCCAGGGCTTCACCGATCAGCATTACCAGGCGCACCGCGAAAGTGTGACCCTGGTGAGTCTTGAATGTCTGGAGACTTGTTCCGCCAATTCCTTTTGCCGGGACATGGGAACCGCCAGCGCCACCGATGGCTTTGATCTGCACATGATTGACCTGGGCGCGGCCTACGCCTTTTCTGTGGGGACAGAGAAAGGGGCTGATCTTTTTAAAGGTTTCCATCAGGTGTTTGATGCCCTGGACAGCGATCTGGCGGTGATTAACGAGACGCTGCAAGAGAAATGGGGGCGCTTCCCGTATCGTCTGGATTTCGATGTGCAGGAAATGCCGGAACTGCTCAAGGCCAGTTTTAACAGCGCCTTGTGGGATGAATTGGGCCAGAAGTGCCTGGCGTGTGGCTCTTGCACGCAGGTTTGCCCCACCTGTTACTGCTTCGATGTGACCGACGAGGTGGACCTGCTGCTTGAGGAAGGGCAGCGGGTGCGCCGTTGGGATTCGTGCCAGATTCATGAGTTTGCCATGGTGGCCGGCGGCCATAATTTCCGCGAACGGCTGGCGGCGCGCCAGCGCCACCGCTTTATGCGCAAAGGCAAATACCAGATGGACGCTTATGGCATGGTGGGCTGTGTGGGCTGCGGCCGTTGTGCGCGGGCCTGTCTGGCCCATATCACCCCCATTGACGTGATGAATGAGTTGTACGTGCGCAGCCAGGCCGAAGAAGCACCTGCGTTGGCCGGTTTGATGGAGGCGCCGCTATGA
- a CDS encoding RNA-binding protein, whose protein sequence is MTKKVYVGNLSFNATEQQVQDLFAEFGKVESVAMINDRDSGRFRGFCFVEMEDSAADAAINALNGKSIDGRELQVNEARPREERSGGGYRDGGNRGGGSNRGGGSNRGGGSNRGGGSNRGGSDYGSSNRW, encoded by the coding sequence TTGACGAAAAAAGTGTACGTAGGGAATTTGTCGTTTAACGCCACCGAGCAACAGGTTCAAGACCTGTTTGCCGAGTTTGGCAAAGTCGAATCCGTTGCCATGATTAATGACCGCGATAGTGGTCGTTTTCGGGGTTTCTGTTTCGTGGAAATGGAAGACTCAGCCGCCGATGCAGCCATTAATGCCTTAAACGGCAAATCCATTGATGGGCGCGAATTGCAGGTCAATGAAGCTCGCCCGCGCGAAGAACGCTCTGGCGGTGGTTATCGTGATGGCGGCAATCGTGGTGGCGGCAGCAATCGCGGTGGCGGCAGCAATCGTGGTGGCGGCAGCAATCGTGGTGGCGGCAGCAATCGCGGTGGCAGCGATTATGGCAGCAGCAACCGCTGGTAG
- a CDS encoding acetyl-CoA C-acyltransferase yields MTREAVIVAARRTAVGKSKRGVTRNWRSDEMAAAVIQALMAEVGGALDPMEIDDVIIGCAMPEGVQGLNFARSIAIRAGLPVEVPGLTVNRFCSSGLQTIALAAERIIANGADVIIAGGAETMSLVPMTGFRISPNPWLADNAPEVYMGMGLTAEQVALEYGITRQEQDEFALRSHQRAAAAMADGRFKDEIVPLEIEEVTPGPNGPVRKTILFDTDEHVRPETTLEALGKLKPVFKQGGSVTAGNSSPLSDGAAAVIVMERSKAEALGLKPLARFVGFNVGGVRPEIMGVGPIAAVPKLFKRTGMSLADIGVIELNEAFAAQSVAVIRELGFDEAKTNVNGGAIALGHPLGCSGAKLTVQALSEMKRQQAQFALVTMCIGGGMGAAGIFENLL; encoded by the coding sequence ATGACACGAGAAGCTGTAATTGTTGCGGCCCGGCGAACGGCCGTTGGGAAATCAAAACGTGGCGTCACCCGGAACTGGCGCTCAGATGAAATGGCCGCGGCCGTGATTCAGGCGCTCATGGCCGAAGTCGGCGGAGCGTTGGACCCGATGGAAATAGATGACGTGATCATCGGCTGCGCTATGCCAGAAGGAGTGCAGGGTCTCAACTTTGCCCGCTCCATCGCCATCCGCGCCGGGCTGCCGGTGGAAGTGCCCGGCCTGACCGTGAATCGCTTCTGCTCCAGCGGCTTGCAAACCATCGCCCTGGCTGCTGAACGCATCATCGCCAATGGCGCCGACGTGATTATCGCCGGCGGCGCGGAAACCATGAGCCTGGTCCCCATGACCGGTTTTCGCATCAGCCCCAATCCCTGGCTGGCCGACAACGCCCCGGAAGTGTATATGGGCATGGGCCTGACGGCTGAACAGGTCGCTTTGGAATACGGCATCACCCGCCAGGAACAGGATGAATTTGCTTTGCGCAGCCACCAACGGGCGGCGGCGGCGATGGCTGACGGCCGTTTCAAAGATGAAATTGTGCCGTTGGAGATTGAGGAAGTAACCCCCGGTCCCAATGGGCCGGTGCGCAAGACCATCCTCTTCGACACCGACGAACATGTGCGCCCGGAAACGACGCTGGAAGCGCTGGGCAAATTGAAGCCAGTCTTTAAGCAGGGCGGCTCCGTGACGGCCGGCAACTCCTCGCCGCTCAGCGATGGCGCGGCGGCGGTGATTGTGATGGAACGCAGCAAAGCCGAAGCGTTGGGCTTGAAGCCGTTGGCCCGGTTTGTTGGCTTCAACGTCGGCGGTGTGCGCCCAGAAATCATGGGCGTGGGACCGATCGCCGCCGTGCCGAAGCTGTTTAAGCGCACCGGCATGAGTCTGGCCGACATAGGCGTAATCGAATTGAACGAAGCCTTTGCCGCGCAGTCGGTGGCGGTGATCCGCGAGTTAGGCTTTGACGAAGCGAAGACCAACGTGAACGGCGGAGCCATTGCGCTGGGGCATCCGCTGGGCTGTTCTGGGGCCAAGCTAACGGTGCAGGCGCTCAGCGAGATGAAGCGGCAGCAGGCACAATTTGCCCTGGTGACGATGTGCATTGGCGGCGGCATGGGCGCCGCCGGGATTTTTGAGAATTTGCTGTAG
- a CDS encoding enoyl-CoA hydratase/isomerase family protein, with translation MTYRIDKVGIVGAGTMGGGIAAHLANIGIPVVLLDIPTPNLSDAEQDDPKARNRLVQSLYDRMAKAKPANLARADRADLITIGNTDDNFDLLADCDWVVEVIIERLDLKQALMAKLEAVCKPSAIVSSNTSGIPIHQITDGRSPSFRSRFLGTHFFNPPRYLKLLEIIPTPQTDTAVTDFMVQFGRDVLGKGVVVCKDTPNFIGNRFFAVAASYGIEYAFQNGYTVAEIDAITGPTIGRPKSATFRLMDLVGLDVMGHVNHNLYEAVPHDPYRDVLKPEKTAVVMGQMIENKWLGNKTGQGFYKQAFIDGKRVFLTLNPDSLEYFDGGSPRFDSVGKVRKVEDLGERVRKLLEFDDRAANYLRDLLYYGFAYAAHVAPEIAYKLSDVDDAMRWGFAHEAGPFQMWDMLGVAETAEKMAAAGLEVAPWVHEMLAAGGDSFYKDGSVYNWDSKTYIPRAIDKKVVLLSDLHRAGKEVARNESASLLDMGDGVLLFEYHAKMNAIDDQIIALGHEALARLDSDFDAMVVGNDAENFCVGANLFAVGVAAASGRWDELNQMIHGLQSLTFKLRHAPKPVVTAVQGMALGGGAEMAMAGWETVANHESYMGLVEFGVGLIPAGGGCKEVLRRKVNPTMQIANADVVPALQAAFEQVALAKVGTSAWENKELGYLAADDMIAMNGDHRLALARHRALQLARIGARPPEVEKIYAAGRDAYSALVVGVKSLHWGGFATDHDVVIAKKLAYVLCGGDISGPAWVDPWYILDLEREAFLSLLGEEKTRERMTAMLMTGKPLRN, from the coding sequence ATGACCTACCGCATTGACAAAGTAGGCATTGTCGGGGCCGGTACGATGGGCGGCGGCATCGCTGCTCATCTGGCGAATATCGGCATTCCCGTCGTGCTGCTGGACATTCCCACGCCCAACCTGAGCGACGCGGAACAGGACGACCCCAAGGCGCGCAATCGCCTGGTGCAAAGCCTGTACGACCGTATGGCCAAGGCTAAACCGGCTAACCTGGCCCGCGCCGACCGCGCCGACCTGATCACCATTGGCAATACGGACGACAATTTTGATTTATTGGCCGACTGTGATTGGGTGGTGGAGGTGATTATTGAGCGGCTGGATTTGAAGCAGGCGTTGATGGCGAAGTTGGAGGCAGTGTGTAAGCCCAGCGCCATCGTCTCCAGCAACACCTCCGGCATCCCGATTCATCAGATTACCGACGGCCGTTCCCCATCCTTCCGCTCTCGTTTCTTAGGAACCCACTTCTTCAACCCCCCCCGCTATCTTAAGCTGCTAGAAATCATCCCCACGCCGCAAACTGATACGGCCGTCACCGATTTCATGGTGCAGTTTGGCCGTGACGTGTTGGGCAAAGGCGTGGTGGTCTGCAAAGACACCCCCAACTTCATCGGCAACCGCTTCTTTGCCGTCGCCGCCTCCTACGGCATCGAATACGCCTTCCAAAACGGTTACACCGTCGCCGAAATAGACGCCATCACCGGCCCCACCATTGGCCGCCCCAAAAGCGCCACCTTCCGCCTGATGGACCTGGTTGGGCTGGACGTGATGGGCCACGTCAACCACAATCTCTACGAAGCCGTGCCCCACGACCCGTACCGCGATGTGTTGAAGCCAGAGAAAACGGCCGTTGTCATGGGCCAAATGATCGAAAACAAATGGCTGGGCAACAAAACCGGTCAGGGCTTCTACAAACAAGCCTTCATAGACGGCAAGCGTGTCTTCCTTACCCTCAACCCCGACAGCCTGGAATACTTCGACGGCGGCAGTCCCCGCTTTGATTCGGTGGGCAAAGTCCGCAAAGTAGAAGACCTGGGCGAACGGGTGCGTAAGCTGTTGGAATTTGACGACCGCGCCGCCAACTACCTGCGCGACCTGCTTTATTACGGCTTCGCCTACGCCGCCCACGTCGCCCCGGAAATCGCCTACAAACTCAGCGATGTAGATGACGCCATGCGTTGGGGCTTCGCCCACGAAGCTGGCCCGTTCCAGATGTGGGACATGCTCGGCGTGGCCGAAACGGCCGAAAAAATGGCCGCCGCCGGGTTGGAAGTAGCCCCCTGGGTCCACGAGATGTTGGCCGCCGGCGGCGACAGCTTCTACAAAGATGGCAGCGTCTACAATTGGGACAGCAAAACTTACATCCCCCGCGCCATAGACAAAAAAGTGGTTCTCCTCAGCGATTTGCACCGCGCTGGCAAAGAGGTGGCGCGCAACGAAAGCGCCAGCCTGCTGGATATGGGCGATGGCGTTCTGCTGTTTGAATACCACGCCAAAATGAACGCCATAGACGACCAGATCATCGCCCTGGGCCACGAGGCGCTGGCGCGGCTGGACAGCGACTTCGACGCGATGGTTGTGGGCAATGACGCCGAAAACTTCTGCGTCGGCGCGAATCTGTTTGCCGTGGGCGTGGCGGCGGCCTCTGGGCGCTGGGACGAACTAAACCAGATGATTCATGGCCTGCAATCGTTAACCTTTAAGCTGCGCCACGCGCCGAAACCGGTGGTGACGGCCGTGCAAGGCATGGCCCTCGGCGGCGGCGCCGAAATGGCGATGGCCGGTTGGGAAACCGTCGCCAACCATGAAAGCTACATGGGTCTGGTGGAATTTGGCGTTGGCCTGATTCCGGCCGGCGGCGGCTGCAAGGAAGTGCTGCGGCGCAAAGTCAACCCGACCATGCAAATTGCCAACGCCGATGTGGTCCCTGCCCTGCAAGCCGCCTTCGAGCAGGTGGCCCTGGCCAAAGTGGGCACCAGCGCCTGGGAAAACAAAGAACTCGGCTACCTGGCCGCCGATGACATGATCGCCATGAACGGCGACCATCGTCTGGCCCTGGCCCGCCACCGCGCCCTGCAGCTGGCGCGCATCGGCGCGCGGCCGCCGGAAGTGGAGAAAATCTACGCCGCCGGGCGCGATGCGTACTCGGCGCTGGTGGTGGGCGTGAAGAGCTTGCATTGGGGCGGATTTGCTACCGACCACGACGTGGTGATCGCCAAAAAACTGGCCTACGTGCTGTGCGGCGGCGACATCAGCGGCCCGGCCTGGGTGGACCCCTGGTACATTCTGGACCTGGAACGGGAAGCGTTCCTGTCGCTGTTGGGCGAAGAAAAGACGCGCGAGCGCATGACGGCGATGTTGATGACGGGCAAGCCCTTACGCAATTGA
- a CDS encoding acyl-CoA dehydrogenase family protein: protein MISFEIPEKISNELQMAKMVAESIMRQYSRYYDEHEHERPVEYINMMWPVMREQYRRRAEKLQQNGNGSGPAKREGPDFSILRLILMIEMLSWGDAGQYLCTPDPALGGAALEAVGTKEQKVRILGKFGQGDPKWGAMAMTEPGAGSDTGNIRTTAVLDSETNEWILNGEKIFCTNGGLALDESDGFVVVWATVDPSAGRGGMKSFIVEPNSPGVTVTKKEHKLGIRVSDTVAIVFDNARIPHDNILGSPEVVNRDGSTKGFKGAMATFDASRPAVAASAMGICRAALEFTRAKLAEEGIVVDYTKPKHQMTSVERDLLEMEARHKSAWLLTLRSVVLMAHGQPNRLEASMCKARAGETVTWVTQKAVELLGPMGYTREWLTEKWMRDAKINDIYEGTKQINTLIVARSILGYSRRELK from the coding sequence ATGATCAGCTTTGAAATTCCCGAAAAAATAAGCAATGAACTGCAAATGGCAAAAATGGTGGCCGAATCCATCATGCGCCAATACTCGCGCTATTACGACGAACACGAGCATGAACGGCCGGTCGAGTACATCAACATGATGTGGCCGGTGATGCGCGAGCAGTACCGCCGCCGCGCCGAAAAATTGCAGCAAAACGGCAATGGCAGCGGCCCTGCCAAACGCGAAGGTCCCGACTTTTCCATCTTGCGCCTGATTTTGATGATCGAAATGCTCAGTTGGGGTGACGCCGGGCAATATCTCTGCACGCCGGACCCGGCGTTGGGCGGCGCGGCTCTGGAAGCTGTAGGCACGAAAGAGCAAAAAGTACGTATTTTGGGCAAGTTTGGGCAGGGCGACCCCAAATGGGGCGCCATGGCAATGACCGAACCGGGCGCCGGCTCGGACACAGGCAATATTCGCACAACGGCCGTCTTAGACTCGGAAACCAACGAATGGATCCTTAACGGCGAAAAAATCTTCTGCACCAATGGCGGACTGGCCCTGGATGAATCCGACGGTTTTGTCGTCGTCTGGGCCACCGTAGACCCCAGCGCCGGCCGCGGCGGCATGAAATCGTTCATCGTCGAACCAAACTCGCCCGGTGTTACCGTGACCAAAAAGGAACATAAACTGGGCATTCGCGTCAGCGACACCGTCGCCATTGTCTTCGACAACGCCCGCATCCCACACGACAATATTCTGGGCAGCCCGGAAGTCGTCAACCGCGATGGCTCCACCAAAGGGTTTAAGGGCGCGATGGCTACCTTTGATGCCAGCCGGCCGGCTGTGGCCGCCAGCGCCATGGGCATTTGCCGCGCCGCATTAGAATTCACCCGCGCCAAACTGGCCGAAGAGGGCATCGTCGTGGATTACACCAAGCCCAAGCACCAGATGACTTCTGTGGAGCGCGACCTATTGGAAATGGAAGCCCGCCACAAATCGGCCTGGCTGCTCACCCTGCGCTCGGTGGTGCTGATGGCCCACGGCCAGCCCAACCGCCTGGAAGCCAGCATGTGCAAAGCCCGCGCCGGCGAAACCGTCACCTGGGTCACGCAAAAAGCCGTGGAACTCCTCGGCCCGATGGGCTATACCCGTGAGTGGCTCACCGAAAAGTGGATGCGCGACGCTAAAATCAACGACATCTACGAAGGGACCAAGCAGATCAACACCCTCATCGTCGCCCGCAGTATCCTGGGCTACTCGCGCCGCGAACTGAAGTAG
- a CDS encoding acyl-CoA dehydrogenase family protein, translating into MINFELDQEQKMLTDAIGRLAQERMRKVFRDADEEGIIPADVVKAGWEIGVLPTSIPEAYGGFGDYSVMTGVLAAEAFAWGDLAATLHVMTPNLVAVPLMLAGTEAQKEAHLPLFCEPGLPNVTAALTEPVIQFDPRKLKTTAVLENDTYVLNGSKSFVPLAENAETFLIYANEDGRTQAFFVPRGVDGLTVGAREKLMGVRALPTFQVKLENVKISAVNKLGGSEGIDFGRILNHSRVALGALAVGMARGAFEYSRDYAKERVQFGEPIAHRQSIAFMLAEMAMDIDAARLLVWEAAWQLDQGKEATQSAAVMKYYVDDMVLSVCDRALQVLGGYGYIREYPVELWLRNARAFASFDGMAIV; encoded by the coding sequence ATTATAAATTTTGAACTTGATCAGGAACAGAAGATGCTGACCGATGCTATCGGCCGCCTGGCGCAAGAACGCATGAGAAAAGTGTTCCGCGACGCCGACGAGGAAGGCATCATCCCCGCCGATGTGGTGAAGGCGGGGTGGGAAATTGGCGTGCTGCCGACCAGCATCCCGGAAGCCTACGGCGGCTTTGGTGACTATTCGGTGATGACTGGTGTGTTGGCCGCCGAAGCCTTTGCCTGGGGTGACCTGGCGGCAACTTTGCACGTCATGACGCCGAATCTGGTGGCTGTACCCTTGATGTTGGCCGGTACAGAAGCGCAGAAAGAAGCCCATTTGCCGCTGTTCTGCGAACCAGGTTTGCCCAACGTCACGGCCGCGCTGACCGAGCCAGTGATCCAGTTTGACCCACGCAAGTTGAAGACTACGGCCGTTCTCGAAAACGACACCTACGTCCTCAATGGGAGCAAAAGTTTTGTCCCCCTGGCGGAAAATGCCGAAACCTTCCTGATTTATGCCAACGAAGACGGCCGTACCCAGGCATTCTTTGTGCCGCGTGGTGTAGACGGCCTCACTGTTGGCGCGCGCGAAAAGCTGATGGGCGTTCGCGCTTTGCCTACCTTCCAGGTCAAGCTAGAGAACGTCAAGATTTCGGCCGTCAACAAATTGGGTGGCAGTGAAGGCATTGACTTTGGCCGCATTCTCAACCACAGCCGCGTGGCTTTGGGCGCGCTGGCTGTCGGCATGGCCAGGGGCGCGTTTGAATATTCCCGCGACTACGCCAAAGAGCGCGTCCAATTCGGCGAACCTATCGCCCATCGCCAGAGCATCGCCTTTATGCTGGCGGAAATGGCGATGGACATAGACGCCGCTCGCCTGCTGGTCTGGGAAGCCGCCTGGCAGTTGGACCAGGGCAAAGAGGCCACCCAGTCGGCGGCCGTGATGAAATACTATGTGGATGACATGGTCCTGAGCGTCTGCGACCGCGCTTTGCAAGTCCTGGGCGGCTACGGCTACATCCGCGAATATCCGGTAGAACTGTGGCTGCGCAACGCCCGCGCGTTTGCCTCGTTTGATGGCATGGCAATTGTCTGA
- the folP gene encoding dihydropteroate synthase, whose product MGILNATPDSFSGDGLWREEAKETAVARAVAQAQQFAAAGADILDIGGESTRPGSQPVAPEEELARILPLIRALRPAVNVTISVDTYRAVVAEAALAAGADWINDVWGLRMDPDMAPLLAQAGCPVVIMHNRSQPKDVAQAERLGGRYVGVQYTDLILDVINELAESIAIAHAAGVQDRQIIIDPGIGFGKTVEQNLQLLRQLDQFKQMGFPLLIGPSRKSFIGYTLDLPPDQRLEGTAAAVAIGIDRGADIVRVHDVQAMARVARMTDRIVRN is encoded by the coding sequence ATGGGCATCCTCAACGCCACCCCAGACAGCTTTTCTGGGGATGGTTTGTGGCGTGAAGAGGCAAAAGAAACGGCCGTTGCCCGTGCCGTCGCTCAGGCGCAGCAATTTGCAGCCGCTGGCGCCGACATTCTGGACATTGGTGGTGAAAGCACCCGCCCCGGCAGCCAGCCTGTCGCCCCAGAGGAAGAACTGGCGCGCATTTTGCCCCTGATTCGCGCCTTGCGGCCGGCCGTAAATGTGACAATTTCGGTAGACACCTATCGCGCTGTGGTGGCCGAGGCGGCTCTGGCGGCCGGCGCTGATTGGATCAACGACGTGTGGGGATTGCGCATGGACCCGGACATGGCCCCCCTGCTGGCGCAGGCTGGCTGCCCAGTGGTGATCATGCACAATCGCAGCCAGCCCAAAGACGTGGCCCAGGCCGAACGCCTGGGCGGCCGCTACGTTGGCGTGCAGTACACCGATCTCATCCTCGACGTAATCAACGAGTTGGCAGAAAGCATCGCCATTGCCCATGCCGCCGGGGTGCAGGACAGGCAAATCATCATAGACCCCGGCATAGGCTTTGGCAAAACAGTTGAGCAAAATTTGCAGCTGTTGCGGCAGTTGGACCAGTTTAAGCAGATGGGCTTTCCTCTATTAATTGGGCCATCACGTAAATCATTTATCGGCTATACGCTGGACTTACCACCGGACCAGCGGTTAGAAGGCACGGCCGCGGCCGTTGCCATTGGCATAGACCGGGGAGCCGACATTGTGCGCGTTCACGACGTGCAGGCAATGGCCCGCGTTGCCCGAATGACAGATCGAATTGTAAGAAATTAG
- the folK gene encoding 2-amino-4-hydroxy-6-hydroxymethyldihydropteridine diphosphokinase: MSQIYLSLGTNLGDRQVNLQKTLAFLRRVLAVTAVSAVYETEPWGVTDQPAFLNVCLSAQTNLSPYELLQLCQTVETEVGRRPTFKWGPRLIDIDILFYDDAIVGDETLTIPHPFVGERAFVLAPLADIAPDFVHPQTGETVVQMLAQRYSTAVYRLPHQPSLMGIGD; encoded by the coding sequence ATGAGTCAGATTTATTTAAGCTTAGGCACAAACCTGGGGGACCGCCAGGTAAATCTGCAAAAGACTCTGGCCTTTTTGCGCCGTGTTTTGGCGGTGACGGCCGTTTCTGCTGTGTATGAGACCGAACCCTGGGGCGTCACCGACCAGCCTGCCTTCCTCAACGTCTGCCTGTCCGCCCAAACCAATCTTTCCCCATACGAACTTCTGCAACTATGCCAAACGGTTGAAACCGAAGTGGGTCGCCGCCCAACTTTCAAGTGGGGACCCCGCCTGATTGACATTGATATTTTGTTTTATGACGATGCAATCGTCGGCGACGAAACCCTGACCATCCCCCACCCCTTTGTTGGTGAACGCGCCTTTGTCCTGGCGCCATTGGCCGACATTGCCCCTGATTTTGTCCATCCCCAAACCGGCGAGACAGTTGTGCAGATGTTGGCCCAGAGGTACAGCACGGCCGTTTACCGTCTGCCGCATCAACCGTCCCTGATGGGCATAGGAGACTAA